The Armatimonadota bacterium genome window below encodes:
- the selA gene encoding L-seryl-tRNA(Sec) selenium transferase produces MHQHLRQLPSVDRVLSALRMRDGVRGVAHAVLVRLIREVVEEYRAELQRGNREHVDLTDLAEAVETRIQALVRPSLRRVLNATGALLHTNLGRAPLAPEARRAVLEAAGACNLELDLASGERGSRQDHVTSLLRRLTGAEGALVVNNNAAAVLLALSALASGREVVVARSEQVEIGDSFRMPDVMRAAGVRLVEVGTTNRVYLRDYEAAITPDTALLLKVHRSNFRIVGFVADVPLQELVHLGRRVGVPVMYDLGSGGMVDLRGRGLPYEPSVPEAVASGCDLVLFSGDKLLGGPQSGILVGRTSLLERLRTHPLYRVVRVDKLDLAALEATLRLYLDPEVAWQRIPVLRMLGASVEDLQERAERLARRLREVGVAAEAVPSEAEAGGGSLPGMVLPSYAVRLRHSSLPAHALAARLRTAAPPILARVQEEAVLLDLRSVLPEDDPDLEAGLVAVLAERS; encoded by the coding sequence TTGCACCAGCACCTGCGGCAGCTTCCCTCCGTGGATCGGGTGCTGTCCGCCCTGCGGATGCGGGACGGCGTGCGGGGAGTGGCGCACGCCGTCCTGGTCCGGCTCATCCGGGAGGTGGTGGAGGAGTACCGGGCAGAACTCCAGCGAGGCAATCGGGAACACGTGGACCTCACGGACCTCGCAGAGGCCGTGGAGACCCGGATCCAGGCGCTGGTCCGTCCCTCCCTGCGTCGGGTCCTCAACGCCACGGGTGCCCTCCTCCACACAAACCTGGGTCGGGCCCCCCTCGCCCCTGAGGCCCGGAGGGCGGTCCTGGAGGCCGCGGGAGCCTGCAATCTGGAGCTGGACCTGGCCTCGGGAGAACGGGGCTCCCGACAGGACCACGTGACCTCGCTGCTGCGGCGCCTCACGGGGGCGGAGGGAGCCCTCGTGGTGAACAACAACGCCGCCGCGGTCCTCCTGGCCCTGAGCGCCCTCGCTTCCGGCCGGGAGGTGGTGGTGGCCCGCAGCGAGCAGGTGGAGATCGGGGACTCTTTCCGGATGCCGGACGTGATGCGGGCGGCGGGAGTGCGACTGGTAGAGGTGGGGACCACGAACCGGGTGTACCTGCGGGATTACGAGGCCGCCATCACGCCCGATACCGCCCTGCTGTTGAAGGTGCACCGCAGCAATTTCCGGATTGTCGGGTTCGTGGCGGATGTCCCCCTGCAGGAGTTGGTGCACCTGGGACGGCGGGTGGGGGTTCCCGTGATGTACGACCTGGGGAGCGGGGGCATGGTGGACCTCCGGGGCCGCGGTCTCCCCTACGAGCCCTCGGTCCCGGAGGCCGTGGCGAGCGGCTGCGATCTCGTGCTCTTCAGCGGAGACAAGCTCCTCGGGGGGCCGCAGTCCGGCATCCTGGTCGGACGGACCTCCCTCCTCGAGCGGCTCCGGACACATCCCCTGTATCGGGTGGTCCGGGTGGACAAGTTGGACTTGGCGGCCCTGGAGGCCACGCTCCGGCTGTACCTGGATCCCGAGGTAGCCTGGCAGCGGATCCCCGTGCTGCGGATGCTCGGCGCTTCCGTGGAGGACCTGCAGGAGCGGGCCGAGCGTTTGGCCCGGCGCCTGAGGGAGGTGGGAGTCGCCGCCGAGGCGGTGCCCTCGGAGGCGGAAGCCGGGGGAGGTTCGCTTCCGGGGATGGTCCTCCCCTCCTATGCGGTCCGCCTCCGGCATTCTTCCCTTCCGGCCCACGCCCTGGCCGCCCGACTCCGGACCGCAGCCCCGCCGATCCTCGCGAGGGTCCAGGAGGAAGCGGTGCTCCTGGACCTCCGTTCGGTGCTTCCGGAGGACGATCCAGACCTGGAGGCAGGCCTTGTCGCGGTCCTCGCGGAGCGGTCCTGA
- a CDS encoding zinc ribbon domain-containing protein produces the protein MRCPKCGAENRPGKIVCARCGTRLRPTSPAPSPVTRETPEALVHRVRYDLLRFLACVGVAVALGAVLGFVLL, from the coding sequence ATGCGGTGTCCGAAATGCGGAGCTGAGAACCGACCGGGGAAGATCGTTTGCGCCCGGTGCGGGACGCGGTTGCGCCCCACATCCCCCGCGCCTTCGCCGGTGACCCGGGAAACCCCCGAGGCCCTGGTCCACCGCGTGCGGTACGATCTGCTCCGGTTTCTGGCCTGCGTGGGGGTTGCCGTCGCCCTGGGGGCCGTGCTGGGGTTCGTGCTCCTGTGA
- a CDS encoding PHP domain-containing protein translates to MRIDLHTHTTASDGLLNPRDLVHAARRAGVGVLGVTDHDTVDGIPEALEAAPNLGVTVVPGVELSVEYGEEELHLLGYFVDHRAGWFRDLLQELRASRVDRIREMVCRLRRLGVSVSFDEVTRSGQGAVGRAHLARALVSAGFVRTPAEAFERYLGRGKPAWVPRSTLSLEEALRAIREAGGLAILAHPGRSRVLAHVAALKAAGLDGIEVYYPEHTPQQVERLLALARDLGLLVTGGSDYHGDGVGTGATLGGQYVPPEVVRALEERRRVRDAVSEMRS, encoded by the coding sequence ATGCGGATTGACCTGCACACCCACACCACGGCCTCCGATGGACTCTTGAATCCCCGGGACCTGGTCCACGCGGCCCGCAGGGCAGGCGTGGGAGTCCTGGGCGTGACGGACCATGACACCGTGGACGGGATCCCGGAAGCCTTGGAGGCGGCCCCAAACCTGGGCGTCACCGTCGTCCCAGGGGTCGAGCTGAGCGTGGAGTACGGAGAGGAGGAGTTGCACCTTCTGGGGTACTTCGTGGACCACCGGGCCGGCTGGTTCCGGGATCTCCTGCAGGAGTTGCGGGCGAGCCGGGTGGACCGGATTCGGGAGATGGTCTGCCGCTTGAGGAGACTTGGGGTTTCCGTCTCCTTCGACGAGGTGACGCGGTCAGGGCAGGGCGCCGTGGGGCGCGCACACCTGGCCAGAGCCCTGGTCTCCGCGGGATTCGTGCGCACCCCCGCGGAGGCCTTCGAACGATACCTCGGTCGGGGGAAGCCCGCGTGGGTCCCGCGGAGCACCCTCTCCCTGGAGGAAGCCCTGAGGGCCATCCGGGAGGCGGGGGGCCTGGCCATCCTGGCGCATCCTGGCCGGTCCAGAGTCCTCGCGCACGTGGCGGCCCTCAAGGCCGCGGGCCTGGATGGGATCGAGGTGTACTATCCCGAGCACACGCCCCAGCAGGTGGAGCGGCTTTTGGCCCTCGCCCGGGACCTCGGTCTCCTCGTGACGGGGGGAAGCGATTACCATGGCGATGGGGTCGGGACGGGGGCAACCCTAGGTGGTCAGTACGTCCCCCCCGAAGTGGTGCGGGCCTTAGAGGAACGGAGGAGGGTGCGGGATGCGGTGTCCGAAATGCGGAGCTGA
- a CDS encoding TIGR00282 family metallophosphoesterase produces MRILFIGDICGKPGRKLVARRVPALRRELALDFVVANAENSAGGAGITPGTVQELLRCGIDVLTGGNHTWHRKEAYEVLDREPCVLRPANFPPGVPGRGSTVVRRDTLRLAVLNLQGRVFMDPLEDPFRWGRAEAMRLREITPYVLVDFHAEATSEKMALAWYLDGLVTAVVGTHTHVQTADERILPGGTATITDVGMTGPAHGIIGMDREAILQRFLTHLPVRFEVAQGPVQFNAVVVEADETGRATAIRRIFEVHDAD; encoded by the coding sequence GTGCGGATCCTGTTCATCGGGGACATCTGCGGCAAGCCCGGGCGGAAGCTGGTGGCCCGCCGGGTCCCGGCCCTCCGCCGGGAGCTGGCCTTGGACTTCGTCGTGGCCAATGCGGAGAACAGCGCGGGAGGAGCGGGCATTACCCCCGGCACTGTCCAGGAGCTGTTGCGCTGCGGGATCGACGTGCTCACGGGGGGGAACCACACCTGGCACCGGAAAGAGGCGTACGAGGTCCTGGACCGGGAGCCCTGCGTCCTGCGCCCCGCGAACTTCCCCCCGGGCGTGCCGGGCCGCGGCAGTACCGTGGTCCGGCGGGACACCCTCCGCCTCGCCGTGCTGAACCTGCAGGGGCGGGTGTTCATGGACCCCCTGGAGGATCCCTTCCGCTGGGGCCGGGCGGAAGCGATGCGTCTCCGGGAGATCACCCCTTATGTCCTCGTGGATTTCCACGCGGAGGCCACCAGTGAGAAAATGGCCCTTGCGTGGTACCTGGACGGCCTGGTCACCGCGGTGGTGGGGACCCACACCCACGTGCAGACCGCGGACGAGCGCATCCTCCCGGGCGGCACCGCCACCATCACGGACGTGGGGATGACGGGACCCGCCCACGGGATCATCGGGATGGACCGGGAGGCCATCCTGCAGCGGTTCCTCACGCACCTGCCCGTCCGGTTTGAGGTGGCCCAGGGTCCCGTGCAGTTCAACGCGGTGGTGGTGGAGGCGGATGAAACCGGGCGGGCCACCGCCATCCGCCGCATCTTCGAGGTACACGATGCGGATTGA
- the rny gene encoding ribonuclease Y codes for MAVLVVMAVGAVAFLAGYVFRKWIAESKIRSAEEEAKRILLDAQREADAKRKEALLEAKDEALRIKREAEREIREQRADLQRLERRLSQREEALERRAEQLERRERTLQQQEQELAVRTEEVAALIAQQRRTLEEIAGLTREEARQRLLEEVEAEAREDALARIRKVEREAREEAERRVREILALAIQRTAADHTAELTVSVVPLPTEEMKGRIIGREGRNIRTLEALTGVDFIIDDTPEAVTLSSFDPVRREIAKIALEKLMADGRIHPARIEEMVEKAQQELDRRIQEAGEQAAFEAGVHGLHPDLVKLLGRLKFRTSYGQNVLQHSVEVALLAGELAAQLGADVHMARRAGLLHDIGKALTHEVQGTHTQIGVDIARRYHEPPQVINAILYHHGEEEAKYLESVLVAAADAISGSRPGARKESVEAYIKRLQALEQLAQSFPGVEKAYAIQAGREIRVIVRSGEVDDLAAYRIARDLSRRIEQDLEYPGQIKVTVVRETRIVEYAR; via the coding sequence ATGGCCGTTCTCGTGGTCATGGCGGTGGGTGCGGTGGCCTTCCTCGCCGGATACGTCTTCCGGAAGTGGATCGCGGAATCCAAGATCCGCTCTGCGGAAGAAGAGGCGAAGCGAATCCTCCTGGATGCCCAGCGGGAGGCGGATGCGAAGCGGAAGGAAGCGCTCCTGGAAGCGAAGGATGAGGCTCTCCGGATCAAGCGCGAGGCGGAACGGGAGATCCGGGAGCAGCGGGCGGACCTCCAGCGGTTGGAACGGCGGCTGAGCCAGCGGGAAGAGGCGCTGGAACGGCGCGCGGAGCAGCTGGAACGCCGGGAGCGGACGCTTCAACAGCAGGAACAGGAACTCGCCGTCCGGACGGAGGAAGTTGCCGCACTCATCGCACAACAGCGTCGGACCCTGGAGGAGATCGCAGGGTTGACCCGGGAGGAAGCCCGACAGCGCCTCCTGGAGGAGGTGGAGGCCGAGGCCCGGGAAGACGCCCTGGCCCGGATCCGGAAAGTGGAGCGGGAGGCCCGGGAGGAGGCGGAGCGCCGGGTCCGAGAGATCCTCGCCCTGGCCATCCAGCGAACCGCCGCGGACCACACCGCGGAGCTCACGGTCTCCGTGGTGCCCCTGCCCACGGAGGAGATGAAGGGACGGATCATTGGCCGGGAAGGTCGGAACATTCGGACCCTAGAGGCCCTCACGGGGGTGGACTTCATCATCGACGACACCCCGGAGGCCGTGACCCTCTCCTCCTTCGATCCCGTGCGTCGGGAGATTGCGAAGATCGCTCTGGAGAAGCTCATGGCGGATGGCCGCATCCATCCCGCCCGGATCGAGGAGATGGTGGAGAAGGCCCAGCAGGAGCTGGATCGGCGGATCCAGGAGGCGGGGGAACAGGCGGCCTTCGAGGCCGGGGTGCACGGGCTGCACCCCGACCTGGTGAAGCTGCTGGGCCGGCTGAAGTTCCGAACCTCCTACGGCCAGAACGTCCTGCAGCACTCCGTAGAGGTGGCCCTCCTGGCGGGAGAGCTGGCGGCCCAGCTGGGGGCGGATGTCCACATGGCCCGGCGGGCGGGACTGCTCCACGACATCGGCAAGGCCCTCACCCATGAGGTTCAGGGAACCCACACCCAGATCGGGGTGGACATCGCCCGACGGTACCACGAACCGCCCCAGGTGATCAACGCCATCCTGTACCACCACGGGGAAGAGGAGGCAAAGTACCTGGAGTCCGTACTGGTGGCGGCCGCGGATGCCATCTCCGGATCCCGGCCGGGGGCCCGGAAGGAGTCCGTAGAGGCCTACATCAAGCGGCTGCAGGCCCTGGAGCAGCTCGCCCAATCCTTCCCGGGGGTGGAGAAGGCGTACGCCATCCAGGCGGGTCGGGAGATCCGGGTCATCGTTCGCAGCGGGGAGGTGGACGACCTGGCCGCGTACCGCATTGCCCGGGACCTGAGCCGCAGGATCGAGCAGGACCTGGAGTACCCGGGCCAGATCAAGGTGACCGTGGTGCGGGAGACCCGGATCGTGGAGTATGCCCGCTAG
- the lexA gene encoding transcriptional repressor LexA, producing MPRPLTRRQREILQYIVDYTRRHGYPPSVRDIGSALHLTSSSTVHSHLSALEKKGFIRRDPSKPRAIEVIRDDAALPHKRPVVLPVVGRVTAGAPILAEQNIEDAFLLPEDFLGPGEHFLLRVRGDSMIGAGIYDGDYLIVRRQSHAENGDIVVARIGEEATVKRFYREPDGIRLQPENPLLEPIKSREVVIEGKAVGLLRRLR from the coding sequence ATGCCTAGACCCCTAACCCGCAGGCAGAGGGAGATCCTTCAGTACATCGTGGACTACACCCGTCGGCACGGATATCCCCCGTCCGTGCGGGACATCGGCAGTGCCCTGCACCTCACCAGCAGCTCCACCGTCCACAGTCACCTCAGCGCCCTGGAGAAGAAGGGATTCATCCGCCGGGATCCCAGCAAGCCTCGGGCCATCGAGGTGATCCGGGACGATGCGGCGCTTCCCCACAAGCGTCCCGTGGTGCTGCCCGTGGTGGGGCGGGTGACCGCGGGTGCTCCGATCCTGGCGGAGCAGAACATCGAGGACGCCTTCCTCCTGCCCGAGGACTTCCTGGGTCCTGGAGAGCACTTCCTCCTCCGGGTCCGGGGAGACTCCATGATCGGAGCGGGGATCTACGACGGGGACTACCTCATCGTCCGCCGGCAATCCCATGCGGAGAACGGGGACATCGTGGTGGCCCGGATCGGGGAGGAGGCCACGGTGAAACGGTTCTACCGGGAACCGGACGGCATCCGGCTGCAGCCTGAGAATCCCCTGCTGGAGCCCATCAAATCCAGGGAAGTGGTGATCGAGGGGAAGGCGGTGGGCCTCCTTCGTCGCCTCCGCTGA
- the hflX gene encoding GTPase HflX, which produces MRLPFLLGVPPRLSPSIRQELSRLRTFVVREDLACPPELARQLASLAHRMQREVGVLVSRHGTVVYGLVGRSWPGLEERLRGRRKGLLCGLRLVLAYNQALSEPTESDLDLLERVRLDLLVTVGHRKGTPTEAWVSFLDHRGPRVEGPLALEELETVRSTERIRSAEAALRRLPGDPEEDRRVERAILVGLQVPGRDGWSTDGTLEELRRLAETAGAEVVDVVLQTRARPDPGTLIGRGKVGELRSLVELEAADLVIFDEELSPAQQRTLEEELGVKVLDRTALVLDIFAHRARTREGALQVELAQLTYLLPRLTGRGVLLSRLGGGIGTRGPGETKLETDRRRIRARITDLQREIATLSRVRRTQRRARKQARMPVVALVGYTNAGKSTLLNALTRAGVLVEDRLFATLDPTARRVRLPGGGSAVLVDTVGFIRKLPPQLIAAFRATLEEVTEADVLVHVLDVSHPDWPMQRRVVEEILADLGAGAKPTVLALNKTDRLPAGEAQRIAAQTGGVPISALHGIGLEALLLKIQQVLPEPVTRVTLEVPYAQAGILHALYEHGRVLARRDGPEGMRVEVEAPCFLVRRIQALLQRGLSGGDEGGPPPSPRSPLPWI; this is translated from the coding sequence GTGCGGCTGCCGTTCCTCCTCGGGGTCCCGCCCAGGTTGAGCCCCTCCATCCGCCAGGAGCTCAGCCGGCTCCGCACCTTCGTGGTGCGGGAGGATCTCGCCTGTCCCCCGGAGCTGGCCCGGCAGCTGGCCTCCCTCGCCCACCGGATGCAGCGGGAGGTGGGGGTTCTGGTGAGCCGTCACGGCACCGTGGTGTACGGGCTCGTGGGGCGCAGCTGGCCGGGCCTGGAGGAACGGCTGCGGGGGCGGCGCAAGGGCTTGCTCTGTGGCCTGCGGTTGGTGCTCGCCTACAATCAGGCCCTCTCGGAACCCACGGAATCCGACCTCGACCTATTGGAGCGCGTCCGATTGGACCTGCTGGTCACCGTGGGACACCGGAAGGGCACGCCCACGGAGGCGTGGGTGAGTTTTCTGGACCACCGGGGACCCCGCGTGGAAGGACCGCTCGCCCTGGAGGAGTTGGAGACCGTGCGGAGCACGGAGCGGATCCGATCCGCAGAGGCTGCCCTCCGCCGTCTGCCGGGCGATCCGGAGGAAGATCGGAGGGTGGAACGGGCCATCCTGGTGGGCCTGCAGGTTCCCGGTCGGGACGGTTGGTCCACGGACGGGACCTTGGAGGAGCTCCGGCGGCTCGCGGAGACCGCGGGCGCGGAGGTGGTGGACGTGGTGCTGCAGACCCGTGCCCGGCCGGATCCGGGGACCCTGATCGGGAGGGGGAAGGTGGGGGAACTGCGGTCCCTGGTGGAGCTGGAGGCCGCGGATCTCGTGATCTTCGATGAAGAGCTGAGCCCGGCCCAGCAGCGGACCCTTGAGGAGGAGCTTGGAGTCAAGGTTCTGGATCGGACCGCCCTGGTGCTGGACATCTTCGCCCATCGGGCCCGCACCCGGGAAGGGGCCCTCCAGGTGGAACTCGCGCAGCTCACGTACCTGTTGCCGCGCCTGACCGGTAGAGGGGTCTTGCTCTCCCGCCTGGGCGGTGGGATCGGCACCCGGGGTCCGGGCGAGACGAAGCTGGAGACGGACCGCCGGAGGATTCGGGCCCGGATCACGGACCTGCAGCGGGAGATCGCGACCCTAAGCCGGGTACGGCGCACCCAGCGGAGGGCCCGGAAGCAGGCCAGGATGCCCGTGGTGGCCCTGGTAGGCTACACCAACGCGGGCAAGTCCACGCTCCTCAACGCCCTCACCCGGGCGGGGGTGTTGGTGGAGGACAGGCTCTTCGCCACCCTGGATCCCACCGCCCGTCGGGTGCGGCTTCCCGGCGGAGGAAGTGCGGTCCTCGTGGACACCGTTGGGTTCATCCGCAAGCTGCCGCCCCAGCTCATCGCGGCCTTCCGGGCCACCCTGGAGGAGGTGACGGAGGCGGACGTGCTCGTGCATGTCCTGGACGTCTCGCATCCCGACTGGCCGATGCAACGGAGGGTGGTGGAGGAGATCCTGGCGGATCTGGGCGCGGGCGCAAAACCCACGGTCCTCGCCCTCAACAAGACGGATCGCCTCCCCGCGGGCGAGGCGCAACGCATCGCGGCCCAGACGGGCGGGGTTCCCATCAGCGCCCTCCACGGCATCGGGCTGGAGGCCCTCCTCCTGAAAATCCAGCAGGTCCTCCCGGAGCCCGTCACCCGGGTCACGCTGGAGGTGCCGTACGCCCAGGCCGGAATCCTCCACGCCCTCTACGAACACGGCCGGGTCCTGGCTCGCCGGGACGGACCAGAGGGGATGCGGGTGGAGGTGGAGGCTCCCTGCTTCCTCGTACGCCGGATCCAGGCCCTCCTGCAGCGGGGGCTCAGCGGAGGCGACGAAGGAGGCCCACCGCCTTCCCCTCGATCACCACTTCCCTGGATTTGA
- a CDS encoding LL-diaminopimelate aminotransferase codes for MESRRLQRIPPYLFADLDRRKEELEREGVEVVSLAVGDPDLPTPDHIVRALQEAVMDPATHPYPPYAGTRGFREAVAAWYARRFGVTLDPDREVLALIGSKEGIAHLPWALVNPGDVVLVPDPGYPVYGTATLLADGIPHPLRLRPDRGWLPDLASVPTEVARRARLLFLNYPNNPTGATADLGVFEEVVRFAREYGIVVAHDNSYSEIAYDGYQPPSFLQVRGAREVGVEFHSLSKTFCMTGWRLGFVCGNAEVVAALAKLKTHLDSGVFVAIQRAGEAALRGPEGPVRERVRIYQARRDLAVAALQEAGWRLAKPRATFYLWARVPEGFRSVDFAARVLDQTGVLLTPGIGYGEGGEGYVRLSLTVPDHRLREALSRLQRVG; via the coding sequence ATGGAGTCCCGACGACTGCAGCGGATCCCGCCCTACCTCTTCGCGGACCTGGATCGCCGGAAGGAGGAGCTGGAGCGGGAAGGGGTGGAGGTGGTGAGCCTCGCGGTGGGGGATCCGGACCTCCCCACCCCGGATCACATCGTGCGTGCCCTCCAGGAGGCGGTCATGGACCCCGCCACCCATCCGTACCCGCCGTATGCGGGCACCCGGGGGTTCCGGGAGGCCGTGGCCGCCTGGTACGCGCGGCGGTTCGGCGTGACCTTGGATCCCGACCGGGAGGTACTGGCCCTCATCGGCTCCAAGGAAGGGATCGCGCACCTCCCTTGGGCCCTGGTCAACCCGGGGGACGTGGTGCTGGTGCCGGATCCCGGGTATCCCGTGTACGGCACCGCGACGCTCCTCGCGGACGGCATCCCGCACCCGTTACGGCTGCGGCCCGACCGGGGCTGGCTCCCCGATCTGGCCTCGGTCCCGACAGAGGTCGCCCGCCGGGCGCGGCTGCTGTTCTTGAACTACCCGAACAACCCCACGGGCGCCACCGCGGATCTGGGGGTATTCGAGGAAGTGGTCCGGTTTGCCCGGGAGTACGGCATCGTGGTGGCTCACGACAACTCCTACTCCGAGATCGCCTACGACGGCTACCAGCCCCCTTCCTTCCTGCAGGTGCGGGGTGCCCGGGAAGTGGGGGTGGAATTCCACTCCCTCTCGAAGACGTTCTGCATGACCGGATGGCGGCTGGGATTTGTGTGCGGGAACGCGGAGGTGGTGGCCGCCCTCGCGAAGCTGAAGACCCACCTGGACAGCGGGGTGTTCGTGGCCATCCAGCGGGCCGGGGAGGCCGCCCTCCGGGGTCCAGAGGGGCCCGTGCGGGAGCGGGTGCGGATCTACCAGGCCCGGCGGGATCTCGCGGTGGCGGCCCTCCAAGAGGCGGGCTGGCGGCTTGCGAAGCCCCGGGCCACCTTCTACCTGTGGGCGCGGGTGCCGGAGGGATTCCGCTCCGTGGACTTCGCGGCTCGGGTCCTGGACCAGACGGGTGTGCTGCTGACCCCCGGGATCGGCTACGGGGAGGGAGGGGAAGGGTACGTGCGCCTGTCCCTCACGGTTCCGGACCACCGCCTGCGTGAGGCCCTGAGCCGGCTGCAGCGGGTGGGCTAG
- the miaA gene encoding tRNA (adenosine(37)-N6)-dimethylallyltransferase MiaA, translating into MRLPILAIVGPTAVGKTEVAVRVAERIGGEIVCADSRTVYRGMDIGTAKPTWEMRSRVPHHLLDVADPHEVFTVQLFQRLAREAIAQIRARGRVPLLVGGTGLYIRAVLDGLRIPPVPPDWELRQQLEEEERRHPGVLHARLREVDPESAARIHPTNLRRLVRALEIWHHLGVPPSRVQARGPEEPSLRVGLTMDRRVLDARIDRRIDEQLQAGFVEEVRRLLEEDVPPSAPALQSLGYREIAAYLRGELSWTEAIRRWRRNTRRYARRQLIWFRAEARIRWLDVTALRPEEAAERIVEWFLVEAREGLAIR; encoded by the coding sequence ATGCGGTTGCCCATCCTGGCCATTGTGGGCCCCACCGCGGTGGGGAAGACGGAGGTCGCGGTGCGGGTGGCAGAGCGGATCGGGGGAGAGATCGTCTGCGCGGACTCCCGCACCGTGTACCGGGGCATGGACATCGGAACCGCAAAGCCCACGTGGGAGATGCGGTCCCGGGTCCCCCACCACCTCCTGGACGTGGCGGATCCCCATGAGGTGTTCACGGTGCAGCTTTTCCAGCGGCTGGCCCGGGAGGCCATAGCCCAGATCCGGGCCCGGGGCCGGGTGCCGCTTCTGGTGGGAGGGACCGGGCTTTACATCCGGGCGGTGCTGGACGGGCTGCGGATCCCTCCCGTTCCCCCGGACTGGGAACTGCGCCAACAGCTGGAAGAGGAGGAGCGCCGCCACCCCGGGGTGCTCCATGCGCGGCTGAGGGAGGTGGATCCGGAAAGTGCCGCCCGGATCCATCCCACGAACCTCCGGCGCCTCGTCCGTGCCCTGGAGATCTGGCACCACCTGGGCGTGCCGCCCAGCCGGGTGCAGGCCCGGGGACCGGAGGAACCCTCCCTGCGGGTGGGCCTCACCATGGATCGCCGCGTGCTCGATGCCCGGATCGACCGCCGCATCGACGAGCAGCTGCAAGCGGGGTTCGTGGAGGAGGTGCGCAGACTGCTGGAAGAGGACGTGCCTCCCTCCGCGCCCGCCCTCCAGTCCCTGGGCTACCGGGAGATCGCGGCGTACCTGCGCGGGGAGCTGAGCTGGACGGAGGCGATCCGGCGGTGGCGCCGCAACACCCGCCGCTATGCCCGCCGCCAGCTCATCTGGTTCCGGGCGGAAGCCCGCATCCGGTGGCTGGACGTCACGGCCCTCCGGCCGGAGGAAGCCGCGGAGCGCATCGTCGAATGGTTCCTTGTGGAGGCGAGGGAAGGACTCGCCATCCGGTGA